One part of the Homo sapiens chromosome 19, GRCh38.p14 Primary Assembly genome encodes these proteins:
- the ATP5F1D gene encoding ATP synthase F(1) complex subunit delta, mitochondrial precursor yields MLPAALLRRPGLGRLVRHARAYAEAAAAPAAASGPNQMSFTFASPTQVFFNGANVRQVDVPTLTGAFGILAAHVPTLQVLRPGLVVVHAEDGTTSKYFVSSGSIAVNADSSVQLLAEEAVTLDMLDLGAAKANLEKAQAELVGTADEATRAEIQIRIEANEALVKALE; encoded by the exons ATGCTGCCCGCCGCGCTGCTCCGCCGCCCGGGACTTGGCCGCCTCGTCCGCCACGCCCGTGCCTATGCCGAGGCCGCCGCCGCCCCGGCTGCCGCCTCTGGCCCCAACCAGATGTCCTTCACCTTCGCCTCTCCCACGCAG GTGTTCTTCAACGGTGCCAACGTCCGGCAGGTGGACGTGCCCACGCTGACCGGAGCCTTCGGCATCCTGGCGGCCCACGTGCCCACGCTGCAGGTCCTGCGGCCGGGGCTGGTCGTGGTGCATGCAGAGGACGGCACCACCTCCAAATACTTTG TGAGCAGCGGTTCCATCGCAGTGAACGCCGACTCTTCGGTGCAGTTGTTGGCCGAAGAGGCCGTGACGCTGGACATGTTGGACCTGGGG GCAGCCAAGGCAAACTTGGAGAAGGCCCAGGCGGAGCTGGTGGGGACAGCTGACGAGGCCACGCGGGCAGAGATCCAGATCCGAATCGAGGCCAACGAGGCCCTGGTGAAGGCCCTGGAGTAG